TATATAACAGAGGCCTCCATCTCTTAGTCTTCCCATGCCTTGAATGAGctcaataatattaagTCTATTATCAAGCGtgatcaccatcatcaattCCTTAATGTCAATTCCTTCAGTGACTAATTTCGTTCCGATGAGAACTCGCATGCTACCGTCAGTGACAAACTCCTCCGTGCGAGACACCTTTTCTGCAGCACCCAGCTTCCCGTGTATCCACACCACCCGGAAATACTCCCTCCAAGAGCAGGCCAATTCTTCCACTTGGTTGGTTGTGCTTGCAACTACAATGGCCTTCGACTCTGGTTCAACTTCGAACAGGGCTAAAAGAAGCTTCAGTGCTTCTTTGGGAGGTGATTCGACTTTCTTCCGGATTTTATGCACATGCCCTAAAGGCACCTCAGATTTCTCCTTAATCAGATTGAACATCTGTGTTGGATAGCTGGATAAACCTCTGCTGAGATCTTCCGACCGTTTGAGCTCGTTGATGTCCAtcgattttttgttcagtCCCGTAAGCCCAATACGCTGCAACGCAGTATCGGCTACAGCCTCAGGTGCTGTGCCGCTCAAAAAGATTGCTTTCTCGAAAGCGTCAAAATCGAGGTTAGCTATGCCCTCAAATTGCGACTGCCGGTAGACCTCCGTTTCGAAGTTGTGAAACTCATCTACAATGAGGTAACCCAACTTACATTGTTGGTCCTAAAGGTGCACTCAACAATATTATCCCACGCAGCTATCCTGTCTGTGAACTTAGCGCTAGCAAGGTCATCGTAGATCCCCACGTATAAATCAGTAACGCCATAGtaaccttcttcaataaagtttcTGACAGGGGCCACATTCAAGCAACCGCCTCGGCTCAACCTGATCATGCAATTAGCAAGCAACACTGTGTATGGTACAAACAGAAACGACACATATTTCACGTCGCCCTTAGACGCCAGTGCTATTAAGGGGAGATGAAATAACTCCGTCTTACCATAGCCCGGGGAGGCCTGTACTGCCACAGAGGGTGTGTCCGCCATGTATATTTCATAACATAAGCGCGACTGATGCAAGTCCCTGAATTCAAAGGAGCTGCCAAAGAGTTTCTGGCCTGCGACGAGGATATCGTTTGTGCTCTTGGGCTCTCGGGGCCTTTTTCGCGTTactctcaaaatttttcgatGATCTGAACTCGCCTCACCTGCTACGTCTCCCGCATTCGCAGTACTGGAGGAACAATGGTAGTCGCTTTCAAGGCCTAACCATTGAATCCAGCGCTCAGAAGCTCGTTCCTGCAATAAAGTGGCGGTCGTTCCACTGACACTGGTTAACGAAAAGGAATCCACACCGTAGATCTTTCGCCCTGTTTGAACGGAATGATTGGCCATGAGTTCATTCGTCGCCGACTCGTACAAATCCGTTTCAAATCTGCTACCTACGCAGTGGCGCCCTAGGGCAATCAACCCCTGACGCATCTCCCGAAAATTCAGCTTCTGAGGTGCATTCTTCGGAAGTTCCATCATGTACTGCCGAAAAGTTGCATATTCAACGAGACAGCCCTTCGCGGTATTCAGAAACAAGTAGGAATACAAAACTATCCTCGAAGTATCTCGATTTGTTACTTGATCTGGATCCTCAAATCCCACGACATCCATCCAAGGATCATGTTTAAAGGCGTCATAACTGTTACCAAGCGCACATATTTGCATTTGCCTTAGCACAGtgacaaaataaaacaagtAATCTGAAGTGAGTCCGTCAAGTGTCTTTAGTCGAGGCTCCGATGAACCGTTCTTGTTATAATCAGTGTACAGTTGGATGCGTCTTGTTGTATCGTCGACGTATACGTTGCGCTGAGGACCGGCAAAAGCGAGTAGCTGAAGCTCTGGATAACGGTAAGGGTATCCCACGGCAAAATGGATCATCCACATAAGTGGCACCGTGAGCTCGTCAATTGCAACAGccactttatttttcagagcCGCGGTCATTTTGTTAGCATCTCTTCTCAACTTTGGCAGCACAATTTCACGATATTTAACAGgtatcatttgaagaaaagaatcgTTTTCCAGATACTCGTCAATTCCCCGCTTTGGCTCTCTGAACAAAACGTCTCGATTACGCAAAATGAGACTGGCAATATCAACCACTGTAGGCATATAAAAGCACTTGTTCAATTCGTCCCAAAGGCTGTCAAACTGAGCCTTGCATGCAAAGTAAAAGCCGCGGACATACTCGCGATTAAACAGTTTTCCACATACTGATATACCATCAGAAGAAGGTACCAAAGTTATTCTATAAGAGTCCTTCTGCGCGGTTTCCTGTGCTACTTCGTGGTACAGAATTTTGATCCATTTCCACATCGCAACGCCGTTGTTGTCATCAAATATATCTAAATCCTTTGCGGTGCAAGCACAAGAGGACACCAATAAAGCTTTCACGGCATCTAATGTTTTTCTGAGTCTTCGTGGAGTGTTCGGACTGCGCAACTTACATACTTTTAAGCCATGCTCGTCCACAGAGGGAATAATGGATTGTTCATTCGCAATAGATCgatcctcttcctcttcgtcacCAGCGCCACCACGGGGACCCGCCCCAAAATTAAGCGCACACGCTCGCAAGATAATATGCAAAATATCACCCAATCCgtctttcttgttcatcATATCGTTACATATCTGTGAAAAGTACTTTATCTCAGTGGGTTTACGTGGGCATAGATCACGCTTCAGCCGCCCTGTGTCGACTTTCTTACCGCCAGGTAAACTTGCTTGATATGcggaaaaaatcgaaagCTCATCTACGTGTAGTAACAAAAACATGTAGGGTGCCAAATTGTATCCATATTTCCTTATGGTGCTTTTCTGAAGACTCCTTACAATAGGCGCGCCAGAAACAAAGTTGGTGAAAGTACGCATCGTAGAGCTGTCGTTCGGCCTGGAACTCGCAGTTTCGTAACAACGTTCCAGGACACGAAAACTCAACTCACTATAGTATCCTCTGTTGAggtaaaaaagagaaagggTATCGTAATCTTTCCTattaaatttcaaagtatgTACTTGAAACAACGTGTAGACCATcaagttgattttcttgggaaTGAGATACTTTGAAGGGATTGGTCCGCTCTGGAAATCTGGTTCGTCTTCAACAAACGTCAGAAACTTTTgtacatttttcttgaccATGACGGcaatgacaattttttcaaaagatcttttccTATCCATTGCATCAGTTCTGTATTTTACCACCTTGATTAGACTAGACTTTTCGTCTTCGTAGAATGATCGCACTTCCGTGCGGATCGATTCAAATAAAGTTATTGAGTGACAATGTACCAAGtcgtttttgttattgaGAGCCGACTCAAACTCCTCAAagtttactttttcaaacttacGCTTATcggaaattttcattttatttttgtaagttTCGAAATTAACAATAGTATGTTGATTGTTATGCTTTTTGACAAGAAATCCATCAATATAAGCAAAAGATTGTCCAGTTTCCACcttatcatcatctgaaaatGTATCTATTGAGAAGATGCAGAATTATGCAGCGAgcaccaaagaaaattcagtTAGTAATGACTCCTTCAAGCACAACATAGAAAACAGAGGATGTCTGTTTCTCCCTGGGTATTGTCATTCATCGCTTGATTTCTGGCctgcaaaaataaactgGTCAGTAcgtactttcttcttcaatttccatgGTGCGCAGTATCTCAACCATCTGCTTAGTCGAGGAGAACCAGGATTCTGTTCATTGCTCAAGCCGCTTCATGGATATTCTCTTTGATACTTTAAACATGGACCTGTTGGTCGCTCCAAGAAATTACGCGCTCAGCCTGCAGCTTCTTCCGCTCTCGAAAAGaccaatataataaaaacttaTGAATTACATTTCCTTATTAGGTATATGGCCTTACGCTGCGAAGTAAGGTAGACCTTTTTGGCgcacttatatatataacgcGTCAGACAACCTTCTCCGAAAATTTCCCTTAACTTGCCCGACGCTCCAcctcgaaaaaaaagaaaatatattacCCTGCttaataagaaaatacgTATCAAGTTACTTCCTTGGTGCAATATCccactataaaaaaattccttgaCGCAAGATCTTCGGCCAAATTTTCCGTCCCAAAGTGCctaaagaggaaataaTGACAGCTTTCGTACAAAGTTACTTCCACGGTGCAATATGTCCCTACGGCCTTGTCTAATACCATCCAGCGTGCAATAAGgtaacatatatatacacccacacacacccacacaccacacccacacccacacccacacacacccacacacacccacacccacacaccacaccacacccacacacacacaccacacccacacacacacacacccacacccacacacacacacacacacccacacccacacccacacccacacccacaccacacacacacaccacacccacacacacacacacacccacacacaccacacccacaccacacacacacccacaccacaccacacccacacacccacacccacacccacacccacacccacacccacacccacacacccacacccacacccacacccacaccccacacccacacacccacacccacatACACACACTACTAATGCTAAAGctaacacccatcactattacaCCATTAgcatcaccatcaccattactaccatcatcgtcgtcatcattatcaccactactaacacccatcactattgcaccataaccataaccatcactaccatcactaccatcactaccatcactaccatcactaccatcactaccatcactaccatcaccatcactaccatcaccaccataaccatatcaccatcatcatcactaccactttcTCTGCCATTACCCTACccaccactcaaacggactgtaagaacACCCTTCAATGTTACCCTGAATATATAACACCCCACGCTTTCTCAcccccaccacatgctttaccagcaccattccatcacatcactaaatacggccTTTACCTCagtggtttatacccagggccatttccacattaaactcacTGTATTCCACatttatccatctatatctcatatctgcatcctggatagtatatccccaagttatcaccctctcacctcttctgtatctctCAATTACTATCACCTTACTTTGATACTACCGCGTGGCACACCCAGCCGTTCATACCTACTGTCATTACACCAAACTCATACTATCTCACATCTAACACTTCATACCCCTTATCTGCATCCTAATCAACATATTCATCCACTCGTCATTACCACACCTCctttatatcctttaaACACTACACTCCATTTACctcccatatatacaataatcgtaaacaataaacatacACCAATCACTTTACTCTAGACCATCACCATATCACACTTTATATCCTGCTAACTAACTCGGCTCTCCCCCATTGAATCATAATGTCGTATCCAGCACATACTCACACGGATGCtacagaatactgccaCACCACTTCTCATCACTATATATGGCACTCACCTCAGCAGTTTATATCATATGTTGTTTACTCTCTCTACCTATTTACGTCACATCTAACTATCCACTAATCACTTATCCTTGTGGACCATACAACTGTACTCAGTACTTCAATACTCCAACTCCTTGACCATATACTAACTTATGCATTGTGCCCTTGCTAACATAactaatatatacaatatagtcatcactaccatcacaTCACCCCCATGCCCTCCACTCTCTAACATCATACTGCTCCCATCAGCATATCATTGCTAACATAGAAtacacaatatcatcacctCAATAAACCGCCATTAcagtattctcaatatattcttaaCATAATACCAGCACATACGCGCACGGATGCTACATAAATTAATCCAATCACTTTAACCCCTACTCAAATTCcattattcatcatcatcatactCTTCCTCTACCATTAtctcctttcttcttatatatcCTTCGCATACTACTCTCACGTCACATGAAcataaaatatcatcacctAAATCCAAGTTTTAGGTCCAGTATCTCCATTCCATGCACTACACTATAATACAATtacatacgcacacggacgctatagaatataacatACTTATATAGCGCTACcatataatatcattactctCATTTTTCCTATAATAAGTCTctccattttatattttctaacaatttttcacttttcataaaatattcaccagTCATTTTTAATCTTCTATAATCTTTActaatcattatttcatttacaTTATCCATCTATACCCCTTTTGTACCTCATAACATATACTATCCCTTTGGTTACTCAGTAAATTGCATTCACGAAATGAACTTTACACAATCTCATTCCGTGATCCATTCCGCCaccgtttcaaaaatagcATAATTGATCGAGaggtttataatattaatatacacatattcaACTATATACACCGTcaaatcatatttttttatttttcattcctTCCTAATGTCCGTAGGATTTCATTCGTAAAAGCATGTTACCTATTTAGCAATGGTGTAAATACCATCCTTAGACAAAGCACTAGAGATGGCTGGTCTCAATCTGGTGGAGTACCATGGGACACCagtgatcattctggtcACTTGGTCTGGAGCAATACCGGTCAACATGGTGGTGAAGTCACCGTAGTTGAAGACAGCTTGAGCGACTTCGACTGGGTAGGTTTCAGTTGGGTGGGcggcttggaacaagtagtattgggccaagtgagctctgatatcagaaacgtagacacccaattcaaccaagttgactctttcgtcggattgagctagggtggtggtggcagaGGCACCGGCAGCTAGAGcggcgacaccagcagcgattgaagttaatttgaccattttatttgtttgttttcgattgtttctttagtgGTGATATAGGTTTAactagaaagaaaatagtgaAGGAATATTCTTAAATATAGCTGATCAGAGctgctctatttatatgatttctttggccAGTTCGCCAGTACCCAAACGAATTAGTGAACCTCACCATTCATCCCGCACTCTTTCCCATCTTACCTCTTGCACCCATATTCATTGTCACCATGGAGATGTGCCTGTCTTTGAACGACCTCTTTCACAGCTTTCGTATATGAAGGCACGTTTTgcattttccatattcTCTCGTATGcaccaaagaagaatgcCAATTATAGGGGAGCCGGGGTACCTTGAAAAACCCTTTTCCGTGCCTGcgatatttccttttttggcCAAATAGAAGATCCGAGTTTAGTTTGGACCCTCGTTCAGAGGCCCATCGTCTAAGCCCAGATTCATATGAGCTAAACGGTTGCCACGGAAAGGTAGCAAGCAGCTTTCACTTCCTCCAAATGGCATGTGTTGTGAATCGTACCTATAGGGTTTACCACTTTTTGCAATAGCACCAAAACTGCTGATAAGCCAATGTATGGACTCAAATCCCCAGTTTACACGCTGcatttttctgttttacGGGATCTTTTGTCCGTATTCCGTGTGATCCAATAGTTTATGAATGCTACCTGTCGTACTTTCTGACTTCCGACTTGACTTCCACATAGCTTCGGTGCTCGACATGATGCTGCTTGCCGTACTTTCTTCGGCGTCTCAGGAATGTGGGAGcaacttctttttgcatGGAAGGTCGTCAAATATGCCCCCAGGAAGTaacaattttgaataaccCAGACCAAGTTAAAATGCAACTCTCCTTTGAAAGCTAAACTTTTGCACTTTAACAGGAACTCCAAGCCTTCCCAGTGTTGATTAGTTCTGCTGTTTGTCCACTTCCGCAAAGTAAACTCTCAGGCCTTTTTTAATGCACAAAGTATTCGATTCTAAATATGATAGCTACATGACAAAAGACTTCATTGGTTACAAGGAAGCAACGCTCAGTATTGGATAGAGGCATATTCGACTTTATACAACAAGATTTCTAGTGACTTTATAGGTTTTGTATCACGCGGTAGTTTTTGTAGAGCAATTTACATAACAGAGGAGCCAAATGAAGTTCTTCGTTGTTTGATACTAGATATGTCGAACGCCCCTTTATCGTGCTCCCACTTACTGATCAAGCATAATCTCAACTAAGCCATCAACTGTTGCATAATGCGCGCCTTCGgtgtttttttatcttggCAGAAAAAGACAGTCTTCGAACTATATAAGGCAACCACTAGGAGGTTGCGACTCCAAGTAACAGGTCTTCTCAACGACCACCTCAACATCAACATGGAAGATACCAAAGTTGAAGATGAGAAGAATGTAGGTTTATTATCCTCTGGATATCTCGAATCCCAAAAGATTGTTTTACCCAAGgacattttcagaaatggcTTTACTTGGTCTTGTTATGAGACTTTCAAGTCCCTAGCCTTTCGTATCTGGTTACTATCATGGCTACCAGTTACAACATGGTGGAAAATGTCCAGTAATTGgatttatccttttttggCTACTAATCTTCTGATTTTATGTCTATGTTTTTTGCCTCTTATTGAAATGTTGTGCCGTAAACGTGCCTTATCGAAACTGCCCACCCAGTTCTctaaagaaatcattgcAAATTCTCCAGGTACTGATGTTGAAAACTGGGAATCTATAGCAGCAAATCTCAACTTATACATGtatgaaaacaaactttggaaaaccaagtactttttttatggtGCTTGGGACTGCCAAGAAGCATTCAGAATAGCCATTTTAgagccattttctttaaagaaagatgatgatTCAAAGCTCAAGTCATTTAAAGATTCAGTTCCTTACATCGAAGAAGCCTTGAAAGTTTATTTTACAGAAGTGGACAAACAGTGGAAGTTATTTGACACTGAGAAGGCGTGGGAGCCTATTAACTTGGATGAGACTCAGCTTCCTAAGGAATCTTACCAGTCTAAGTTTACTTGGGTTCTCAAGAGGTTTTTCAGTCATCTATTTTTACCATTAATCCTTCAATGTTTGTACACTATCTTCATTACACGGCATTCCTGCCTTCTGATTCGCATCTCGCACCTTGGATTCGTTTTActcatgtatatatattttttccaaa
The DNA window shown above is from Saccharomyces kudriavzevii IFO 1802 strain IFO1802 genome assembly, chromosome: 15 and carries:
- the SKDI15G0025 gene encoding uncharacterized protein, whose product is MKISDKRKFEKVNFEEFESALNNKNDLVHCHSITLFESIRTEVRSFYEDEKSSLIKVVKYRTDAMDRKRSFEKIVIAVMVKKNVQKFLTFVEDEPDFQSGPIPSKYLIPKKINLMVYTLFQVHTLKFNRKDYDTLSLFYLNRGYYSELSFRVLERCYETASSRPNDSSTMRTFTNFVSGAPIVRSLQKSTIRKYGYNLAPYMFLLLHVDELSIFSAYQASLPGGKKVDTGRLKRDLCPRKPTEIKYFSQICNDMMNKKDGLGDILHIILRACALNFGAGPRGGAGDEEEEDRSIANEQSIIPSVDEHGLKVCKLRSPNTPRRLRKTLDAVKALLVSSCACTAKDLDIFDDNNGVAMWKWIKILYHEVAQETAQKDSYRITLVPSSDGISVCGKLFNREYVRGFYFACKAQFDSLWDELNKCFYMPTVVDIASLILRNRDVLFREPKRGIDEYLENDSFLQMIPVKYREIVLPKLRRDANKMTAALKNKVAVAIDELTVPLMWMIHFAVGYPYRYPELQLLAFAGPQRNVYVDDTTRRIQLYTDYNKNGSSEPRLKTLDGLTSDYLFYFVTVLRQMQICALGNSYDAFKHDPWMDVVGFEDPDQVTNRDTSRIVLYSYLFLNTAKGCLVEYATFRQYMMELPKNAPQKLNFREMRQGLIALGRHCVGSRFETDLYESATNELMANHSVQTGRKIYGVDSFSLTSVSGTTATLLQERASERWIQWLGLESDYHCSSSTANAGDVAGEASSDHRKILRVTRKRPREPKSTNDILVAGQKLFGSSFEFRDLHQSRLCYEIYMADTPSVAVQASPGYGKTELFHLPLIALASKGDVKYVSFLFVPYTVLLANCMIRLSRGGCLNVAPVRNFIEEGYYGVTDLYVGIYDDLASAKFTDRIAAWDNIVECTFRTNNVSWVTSL
- the SKDI15G0030 gene encoding SRP1/TIP1 family protein: MVKLTSIAAGVAALAAGASATTTLAQSDERVNLVELGVYVSDIRAHLAQYYLFQAAHPTETYPVEVAQAVFNYGDFTTMLTGIAPDQVTRMITGVPWYSTRLRPAISSALSKDGIYTIAK
- the SKDI15G0040 gene encoding DUP/COS family protein, whose amino-acid sequence is MEDTKVEDEKNVGLLSSGYLESQKIVLPKDIFRNGFTWSCYETFKSLAFRIWLLSWLPVTTWWKMSSNWIYPFLATNLLILCLCFLPLIEMLCRKRALSKLPTQFSKEIIANSPGTDVENWESIAANLNLYMYENKLWKTKYFFYGAWDCQEAFRIAILEPFSLKKDDDSKLKSFKDSVPYIEEALKVYFTEVDKQWKLFDTEKAWEPINLDETQLPKESYQSKFTWVLKRFFSHLFLPLILQCLYTIFITRHSCLLIRISHLGFVLLMYIYFFQNIRGASMKMEHKMQYLSTITNEQETGADGWNQVARRMNMYLFRQKVWKNEEFFFDGIDCQRFFERNFVGLLSSKRVTYSGSLSVELWPYIREAQSSCTDESSA